TTAAAGACCTGGGCTTCCGCTATGCCACTCAGGCGGGTATCTCGATCAGTGTCGATGATTTGCAAGTCCCGCCGATTAAGCGCCAGATGCTGGAGGAAGCGGAATCCCAAATTCGGGAGACTGAGGCTCGGTACACACGGGGCGAAATTACGGAAGTTGAACGGTTTCAAAAGGTAATTGACACCTGGAATAACACCTCTGAAGCCTTAAGAGATGAAGTAGTCCGCAACTTCAAAACCACAGACCCCCTGAATTCGGTGTACATGATGTCTACCTCTGGGGCGCGGGGGAGCATGGCTCAGGTGCGTCAGTTGGTGGGGATGCGGGGTCTGATGGCCAACCCTCAAGGAGAGATTATTGACTTACCGATTAAGACGAACTTCCGGGAGGGCTTAACGGTTACCGAATACATTATCTCATCCTATGGCGCACGGAAAGGCTTGGTGGATACGGCGCTCAGAACCGCTGACTCTGGCTATCTCACCCGGCGTCTGGTGGACGTGGCCCAAGATGTGATCGTGCGAGAAGTGGATTGCGGGACGACGCGAGGCGTGACAGTCATACCGATGACCGATGGCGATCGCACTTTGATTCCTCTGGAAGACCGTCTGTTTGGTCGTGTCCTGGGAGAAGATGTGATTCACCCAACCACCGGCGAAGTCGTTGCCGAACGCAACCAGGATATCTCAGATGAGTTGTCCAAAGAAATTGCCCGTTCCGGTGTCAAAGAAGTGTTCGTGCGATCGCCCCTGACTTGCGAAGCCTCCCGATCGGTCTGCCAGCATTGCTACGGTTGGAGTTTAGCCCACGGGCACATGGTGGATTTGGGAGAAGCAGTCGGCATTATTGCGGCCCAATCGATCGGAGAACCTGGAACCCAGCTAACCATGCGGACGTTCCACACCGGTGGTGTGTTCACGGGTGAAGCCGCACGGCAGGTACAAGCCCCATTTGATGGGGTGGTACGCTTCGCGAAAAAACTACGAACCAGAGGGGTACGGACTCGCCACGGGGAAGACCGCGAACAAGTAGAAGTGGCGGCGGATCTGATTTTAGAGCCAGCCGATGGAACTCAAAAGTCCCAGACTTTTCCTGTTACCGTTGGTTCCTTGCTGATGGTAGGCAATGGGGAAAAAGTAACAAAAAATCAACTCTTGGCAGAAGTTGCCTTGGGTAAATCTCGCCTTTCCACAGAAAAAGCGGCGAAAGACGTGGCTAGCGACCTCGCTGGGGAAGTCTTGTTTGCTGACTTGATTCCAGAGGAAAAAACTGACCGTCAGGGCAATACCACCCGGATTGCTCAGCGCGGAGGTTTACTCTGGGTTTTATCGGGAGAAGTTTATAACCTACCGCCAGGTGCAGAACCCGTTGTTAAAAACGGTGATGCTGTCCACCAAGGAAGTGTCCTCGCCGAAACCAAGTTAGTCACCGCCAACGGGGGTGTCGTTCGACTCACCCCAGGTAAGCGAGAAATTGACATCATCACGGCTTCAGTACTGTTAGACCAAGCCATGGTACGGATAGAAAGTACGGCAGGTCGTGACCAGTATGTGATTTACACCACCAATAATCAGCGGTTTTTATTGAAGGCTACTCCCGGTACGAAAGTGTTCCACAACCAGGTGGTGGCGGAACTCATTGATGACCGATATCGCACCCAGACGGGTGGCATCGTTAAATATGCCGGCGTCGAAGTTTCTAAGCGCGGTAAGGCCAAGCAGGGTTACGAAGTTGTCAAAGGCGGCACCTTGCTCTGGATTCCCGAAGAATGCCACGAGGTCAACAAAGATATCTCGTTACTCTTGGTGGAAGACGGTCAATATGTAGAAGCCGGAACCGAAGTGGTGAAGGATATCTTCTGCCAATCCGGGGGTATTGTGGAAGTCGTTCAGAAAAACGACATTCTGCGGGAAATCGTGATTAAGCCAGGGGAACTGCATCTGGTTGATGAAGTTCCAGAGGCTTTTATCACTGAGGGTCAGCTTGTGTATCCCGGCACCGAAGCGATACCGGGGCTTGTCGCCGCCGAGCTGCGTTATGGCGAAGCGGTGGAAACTCCAGAGGGAGCCGCCATCCTGTTGCGCCCTGTGGTCGAGTTTCCAGTACCCGATGAACCGCCTGTGCCATCTCAGGCTTCGATTAATAAGAATGAGGATATCATCCAGTCTGGAAAAGCCCCTCGTGGAGCGACCAAGATTGAACTGCGGGCGATCCAGCGGCTGCCTTATAAAGATGGAGAACGGGTGAAGTCCGTAGAAGGACTGGAGTTACTCCGCACTCAGCTAGTCTTGGAGATGCTCCAGGAATCGGCAGATGAACATGCGGGGGCCGCCCAGCTCAGTGCTGACATTGAGTTGGTCAGTACGGATGAGGATAATAGCGCCGACGATAGTGATAGTACGCCGTCTGCCGGGACGGATATGCGATTACAGTTGGTAATTCTTGAATCCCTGGTGATTCGCCGTGATACAGCGGCTGATCCCTTGGGCGGAAGCACGACGACACGGCTTCTGGTTTCCGATGGAGACGAAATTGCCCCCGGAGCTGTAGTGGCTCGCACCGAAATTCAGTGTAAGGAAGCGGGTGAAGTCCGAGGGATTCGAGAGGGCGCTGAAGCGATTCGTCGCGTGCTAGTAGTACGGAATGCGGATCGGATCACAGTGCCGATCACTGGCACACCCAAGGTTAAGGTCGGGCATTTAGTCGTTTCCACAGATTCCCTATCCAGCGAAACACCAACTCCAGAATCCGGTCAGGTGGTCAAAGTCAGCAGTGACTCGGTGACTCTGCGAATTGCTCGTCCCTACCGTGTTTCGGCGGGTGCGGTGTTGCAGATTGATAATGGCGACTTGGTGCAACGGGGTGACAACCTGGTGTTACTGGTGTTTGAGCGGGCCAAAACGGGTGACATTATTCAGGGTTTGCCCAGAATTGAGGAACTCTTGGAGGCGCGCAAACCCAAGGAAGCTTGCGTTTTAGCGCGACGCCCCGGTGAGGCTCAAGTCGTTTACGAGCAAGATGAAACCGTCGATATCAAGGTGATTGATTCCGATGGAACCGTTACCGATTACCCAGTCGGTCCGGGTCAGAATTCGCTGGTGACAGATGGTCAACAAGTCCCTGTGGCGGGAGCGCTCACGGATGGCCCCGCAAATCCCCATGAGATTCTAGAGGTTTTCTTCAATTACACATTGGAAGACAAAGGAGTCTATGAGGCCGCGCTCGTTGGACTGTCTGCGGCACAGCGGTTCTTGGTGAATGAGGTGCAGTCCGTGTATCAATCTCAAGGGATTGATATTTCCGACAAGCACATCGAGGTGATTGTCCGCCAGATGACCTCCAAAGTTCGGGTGGACGACGGCGGTGATACGACCATGCTGCCTGGGGAACTCGTGGAGTTGCGGCAAATTGAGACGGTGAATGAAGCGATGGCAATCACCGGTGGCGCACCTGCACAATATACACCTGTGCTCTTGGGGATTACCAAAGCCTCGCTCAATACCGATAGCTTCATCTCGGCGGCTAGCTTCCAGGAAACCACTCGTGTTCTCACGGAAGCCGCCATTGAAGGAAAATCTGACTGGCTGCGGGGTCTGAAGGAGAACGTGATTATTGGACGCCTGATTCCAGCAGGCACCGGATATAACGCTTATGAAGACTCAACTCTAAGTCCAATAGAACCGGATTACTCGGCGGGTGGAGCAGGAGTCTATGGTTATGGAGAACGCATCGATGCTGACTTAGACCAAGATGACCCTCTCGATGTGGTGCTCGATGACCGAACAGCTCGCAATTACAGCTTGGATGAGCGGACACCCGGTTTTGGGATGGGAGCCAACGGCTTCCCCTCAGTTCTCAAGGATGATGACGATGAGGACGGCGATTTCGAGGAAGATTACCTGGATGATGACGCTGATGATGATGAGGACTAGTCTAATCGGGACTATTCCTGAGTTCAGATTCACATCTTAATGAGTATAAGCAAGGGCGACCCACTGGGTCGCCCTTCTTTGATTGACACGTTAGTCAGCAGCACCCACCCGATGGGGTGACAACCCCGCCAGCTTCAGATGACTCGCTAGAGAATCAGCCTGTTGAGCTTACGTCAAACTCCCGTCTACTGACGGCGGTTCGCTAACTTGTAGCGGCTGGCAACTCCCCTGTACGAACGGATAGGGTATCAGTCTGGCTACCGCGTCGTATCTTTAGTTGTAGTGTCTGACCGACATTGCTATTCTCAACCATCCGTTGCAACTGATCCGCACTGGTTACGGATTGTCCATTAATGGCGATTACAACATCTCCACGACGAATACCGCTAGTGGCAGCCGGTGTGTTGGGTAACACTTGCACCACTAAGACTCCGTTTACTTCTGGTATCGTGAAGGCGGAGTTGGGGTCGCTATTATTCTCAGCCGCTAGCTCAGGTGTCAATGTTGCCATGCGAATGCCCAGATAGGGATGCTGAATGGTTTTTCCCTGCGCCAGCTTGGCTGATATCGCTTTGGCTGTATTCACAGGAATCGCAAAACCAATTCCCATGGCATCGGGGCGAATGGCAGTATTAATCCCAATCACTTCTCCCGCATCGTTCAACAACGGCCCCCCTGAGTTACCGGGATTAATTGCGGCATCGGTTTGAATAAAGTCTAGTCGCTTGTCAGGAATACCCACTTGAGCGCTAGATCGTTGGAGGGTGCTAACAATTCCTAGGGTGACGGTATTATCTAGCCCTAAAGGGTTCCCGACAGCGATCGCCCAGTCACCCACTTTAACCCCATCAGAATTTCCTAAGGTGGCAACGGGCAAGTCCCTACCTTCAATCTTGACGACAGCTAAGTCCGTTACCTCATCTGCACCCTGCACCTTTCCCTGAAAGGTTCGTCCATCTTTGAGGATGACAGTCACCTTGTCTGCGCGATCGACAACATGGGCATTGGTGAGAATCACCCCATTGCCATCAATAATAAATCCTGAACCTTGACCCCGCAGGCGTCTTTCCATCGGCATCTGAGGGAAGGCATCCTCGCCGAAAAAGCGCCGAAAGGCGGGGTCATCAAAAAACGGATCGACGCGACGTGTAATGGTGCGCTCAGTGTCAATTCGCACTACCGCAGGCCCGACCCGATCGACTGCTGCCGTGACAAAAGTGCTAGGGGCGGCGGGTATGGGTGGCTGTTGAGCAAGGAGTGTCGATGTATCTCTTTCAGTTATAGGTGCTGGCTCTGCTTGCGAAGGCGACACCTGATAAACGCCAACCGTCAGCAGAACTCCTATAACGATCGCGAGTAAATAAGTACTAATTTTGCCTAATAGCAGAGAAAAGTTGTTCGGTCGCATAGCATCTATTCTGGATTCGATGATTGTTTCATGAAAATTTTAGTAATGGTCTATTCGTTGCTATCAGCAGCTTTACAGATATTTTGACAGTTCAGGAACGTTCACTGGGTTGCCTTTGGTGTAGAATTTCCACCTTGACAAAAAAACAAAAATGTGAATAAAATCAGACGATCGAGTATGAGCCGCTCGATTTTTTCTGGATTCAAAGCAGGCGTCATCGCCAAGTCGCCGCCCCCCAGGACGGAAATCTCTCTCCCTTCGTTTCTAGCTATTGAGTCCATTGTTTCAGAGCAACAGAGTTCCTTTAAGTGCGATCAAAAGAGGTATCTGAGATTCTCTGCTCTACACTAGGATCGGGATAAGAAGAAACTCACGAATGTTCCCACGCCATAATTTGGAGCTGAGCCATTGATTAACGAAACCTTTTCCCTGTCTGGGAAAGACGAAGCTTCCCTGACTCAGGATGTGAATTACACTCACACCGCGCATAGTCATGGCGAGGGACAATCGACTCATCACCATGTTCATGATGAAGACTCTCTGCGGCGCATCGTCAATCGGCTGTCTCGAATTGAGGGGCACATCCGAGGGGTTAAGACGATGGTACAGGAAAGCCGCCCTTGTCCAGACGTGTTAGTACAAATTGCGGCGGTTCGGGGAGCACTGAATCGAGTGGCGCGGATTATTCTGGATGAGCATTTAACCGAGTGTATTGCTCGTGCCGCTGAAGAGGGCAATATTGAGGCGGAAATTGAGGAGCTAAAAGCAGCTTTAGATCGGTTTTTGCCGTAGCCGAAGAGGTCTAATCAGCACGACTTAGACCTCGTTGCAACTTACCAAAGCAAGATTCTATCAACAGGACGCTCACTCGTTGTCTTGTGAGCTTACTCCCGAAGTCGAGCGTGGAGGGTTTCGTAGTGAGCGATCGCACTCACCCTCCAACGTTAGTCAAACTCAACTCGCTCCACTGCCGAGAACAAAAAGACTCAGGAGAGTGCCTGCATTCCACAATCCATGAAGCAGCATAGAAGCGAGGAGATTGCGCGATCGCGTATATACAATTCCCAAGACTATTCCCAGCGTGGCTAGCGGTAGCACCTCTGAGAAACTCAGGTGAGCCAAAGCAAACAGAAAACCACTGGCGATAATTGCCCCCCAAACCGGCAGATAACGAGTTAAAGACGGCAATAAAAACCCTCGGAAGAATATTTCCTCAAACATGGGGGCTGCCACACAAGCCGTTACACAAAATAGGAATAGAGCCACATTATCCTGTCCCTCCAAGGCTAGGGACAAAATGGGATTACTACCGCCCTGTCCTTGCCATAGCTTCTGGTTAAGAAACGATATCAAAATCACTAAAGGAAGTGCCACGAAATAACCTCCCAACCCCCAGGGAATCCAGCTTAGTCGCCACTTAAAAGAAAACCAATCTTGTGGCAGGGGGAAGAATGGCTTGAGGGAAAAGTACAGCACCAACAAACCCCCTGAAGCCATCAGCAGGTAGCTTGCCAGAACATAGAACGCCTTCATCCGCACATCATAATTACTGGGATTGACGCCCAACAAATGGAACAATGTAGGCAATAGCAATTGACCGATGAAGAAAAAGCCCAGGATAAACACCTGCCAAATGATTTCCCAATTCCACGGCGTTTCCCAAGGGACATCACTGTTGGTAGCGAGGAGTGATTCTTTGCCTTGTAGCAGTCGCTGCACGATTAAAAAGACGAAAAGTCCCACCCCTAATAGTCCACCGAATCCGGGTATTCCCCCAATTAGCGCTAATTTGAAAATAGCTTGCTCCGCCAGCTCTTGTTCTTTAGCCTGGAGGGACAACTGAGCCTCCTGACGCTGTTGCAATTGATAGAGCTTGGCTAATGCCCGATAGCGGAACCAACCCTCTAAATCTTTTTGAATTTGTGACTCAGCATTCGGGAGCAGGCGAGGTTGCTCACTCCATAAACCGATTAACACCTGCGCTGTCTGTACCATGGAATCCTTCGAGCCGGATACCGAAGCGATGGCTTCAGCGGATGGTTTGGTAAACTGACTCCAGGTATTGAGTGCCGCTTTCCTGTCGCCCTGGTGAGCTTGAAGAACGCCGATTCGCAAATCTAGCTCATCAATGAGTTGTTGGACTTGAGAAAGTAGCCCTTGCAACTGCTGCTGTTGCTTAGCGCGTTGCGACTGTATTTTGACTTCCTCAGGGGTGGGGGCATGTTCATCCTCAATTCCCTGAAATTGGGAGATTTTGTCTGAAAAGTCTTTCAGTTGTGCCGCAAGGTTCGACTGAGTTTTCTGAGCTGATTTTCGTGTTTCTTGATACTGTTCTTGAGCCGTTTTTAAAGGCTTATCGCCCAGTAAAGCATTTCGAGCCGCTTTCAAATCCGGTACGGACTCTTGGGGGGTTCCCGCCTCGCTGCTGTTACCCTGCCACTCGCTGGCATGGAGGAGCAAATTTGTTTGGTAAAGTTCCAGGCGGCTTTGAATCTGAGGCTGACTCAAGCTTTGCAATAAGGAAAGAGTAACACTGGCGATCGCAAAAAGCGTCAGTACCCCCAAAATTAACCGTTTAATCAGCAAAATCCACTGTTCAGTGGTCATGAAGCCCCCAAATGCCAGTAATAAAGTCCAAGGCTAAGAATTTTTGCCCGTTACAGGCTAGCTTTTTCAAGCTATCTGAAATTATCCTCTCCTTCCTCAAACCAAGGGTTCAGTTTGAGGGTCAGTGTTCGGTTGCAAGTTAGGCTGAAATTGGGAGATGCTTAAATTAGCAGCCTTTGCGTCAAACAGGGCACTGTTCACCTACTTGCTAATGGAGGATTCCCAGATTGGCTACTCGCGTCATTATCGTGCGTCACGGTCAAAGCAGCTATAACGCCCTGAAGATGATTCAAGGGCGCTGTGATGAGTCAGTCTTGACCGAAAAAGGAACTGCCGATGCCCACCAAGTCGGTGCTGCCCTCAGTAGCCTCAGATTTGATGCTGTGTATAGCTCTCCCCTACAACGGGCTAAGAAAACCGCCGAGGTTATCCTACCGTATTTGCAGGGTTCTCCGGAATTATTGACACCGACCAGCCTGCTAGAGATTGATTTGCCGTTGTGGGAGAAGTTACATAAGGAAGCGGTGAAGGACAAGTTTTCAGAGGACTATCGCTGCTGGAAAGAACGCCCTCACGAGTTTTGCATGACTCTTCCCAACTCAGAGGGGACGAAGGAACACTTTCCCGTACTCGCGCTTTACGAACAAGCCAAGCAGTTTTGGCAAGAGATTCTCCCCCGCCACCCAGGAGGAACGATTTTAATTGTGGCGCATAACGGGATTAATCGGTGTTTGCTCACTAGTGCCCTTGGTATTTCTCCGGCGCTTTACCATTCAATCCAGCAATCGAACTGTGGCATCAACGTGCTGAATTTTGTAGGGGGTTGGGGTGAACTCGTACAATTAGAGTCGCTCAATCAAACCTCCCATATGGGAGACGCCTTACCTACACCACGAGAAGGGAATCGAGGGTTGCGGTTGTTGCTGGTGCGTCACGGCGAAACCGAGTGGAATCGAGTCGCACGCTTTCAGGGGGGAATTGATGTGCCGCTGAATGAAAATGGGCGAAAACAAGCACAACAGGCGGCTGAGTTTCTCAAGGATGTCCCGATTGATTTTGCCATTAGTAGCCCCATGCTTCGCCCCAAAGAAACGGCTGAATTAATCTTAAAAAATCACCCCAATATCAAGCTGGAGTTGCAAGAGAAACTCAAGGAAATTAATCACGGATTGTGGGAAGGAAAATTAGAGTCCGAAATTAAGCAGGAGTACGCCGATTTGCTGCATCAATGGCAAATCGCCCCGGAAACGGTACAAATGCCAGAAGGGGAAAATTTACAGCAGGTATGGGATAGGGCAATTGCCTGTTGGGAGGCGATTATTGCAGCGGCTGGAGTGTCAGACACGGAACTGAAAACCGGTCTAGTTGTGGCTCATGATGCCATCAATAAGGTGATTCTCTGTCATGTATTGGGTTTGAGTCCAGCCTCAATCTGGAGTATTAAACAGGGCAATGGCGCTGTTACCGTGATTGACTATCCTCATGGTTTAGAGAAACCGCCGATATTGCAAGCGATGAACATTACCACACACTTATCTGGAGGTGTGCTGGATCAGACGGCAGCGGGTGCGTTGTAGAGAATAGATGTGGGAGTATAGCGATCGCATTACTTAAACAGCGATCGCTCCCATTAACTCAACTACGTCAAGCCCACGCATCTAGGGCAGTATTGTGAAACAGATGTGATTTTTTCAATCTCGATTCGGCAGTGGCGAAGAGTAACGAAGTTAATGGTGAGTCGCTATGCGATCGCACTGCTGCTCAGTAGTCTGTTGTTGGAATTAACCGATCACATCCTATTAGATTATCCGACGATCCCATTGGCAACGATCTCTCAGGAGATAGATGTGTCGGTGTTAGGGATGGCGAAGCGGGTCACAGTGAGAATTTTATCAGATTCTGGATTGGGTTCTGGGGTCATTATTAACCGTAAAGGGCAAATCTATACAGTTCTGACGAATAGACATGTTGTAGCTGACGACTTAGATAACACTTATACCCTCTTGACTGCCGATGGACAAATGCATAGCGGCAGGTGGCGACATTCCCATCAGTTTGGAGAACTTGATTTAGCTGTAGTGCAGTTTAAAAGTCCTCGATTTTATCAAGTAGCTGTTTTGGGGAACTCCAGTAAGCTAGTAATAGGAGAACCTGTTTTTGCAGCAGGATTTCCTAATTGGGAATGGAAGAACCACAAGAGCATAGAAAGTACTCGTGACTGGGGATTAAAAGCCTTTCGTTTGACAAGGGGACGAGTGGGAATGCTACCAAAGCGATCGCTGGCTGAAGGATATCAACTGGGTTATACCAATGATATAGCAGTAGGGATGAGTGGGGGGCCAGTATTCAATCGGGATGGCAAGTTGGTAGGGATTAATGGACGAGCAAAATATCCTTTAGCAGGAATTGAGGGTTTCACGTTTACCGATGGAACTGTACCTTCACAAATTCTTTTTCAGCGGATGGAAGCGTTAAGTTGGGCAATTCCGATTGATAAATTTGAGTCTTCTTGGGTTCGTTAAAACTCAAATACAGAAACATCATGTAACTGCCCTTACCTACGAGATCAGCATCTCGTCATTTGTCCACTAACTTTTTGACTCGATCAAGGGCATCTTGATAATCGCTCTGTTTCCCTTGTTGCTGATACAGCTCGGCAGCTTTCCCGAAATCGGAGATTGCAGCTCCTTTTTCCCCTAACTTAGAGCGAACATTACCCCGGTTGTAGTAGGCTGTGGCATAGTTGGGATTAAGCTCAATGGCGCGGTTGTAATCAGCAAGAGCCTTCTGATAGTCCCCTAGTAGGTCAGAGCGGGCATTACCCCGGTTGTTGTAGGCTGCGGCATAGTTGGGATTAAGCTCAATGGCGCGGTTGTAATCAGCAAGAGCCTTCTGATAGTCCCCTAGGTTATTGCGGGCATTACCCCGGTTGTTGTAGGCTGCGGCATAGTTGGGATTAAGCTCAATGGCGCGGTTGTAATCAGCAAGAGCCTCCTGATAGTCCCCTAGGTTATTGCGGGCATTACCCCGGTTGTTGTAGGCTGCGGCATCGTTGGGATTAAGCTCAATGGCGCGGTTGTAATCAGCAAGAGCCTTCTGATAGTCCCCTAGGTTATTGCGGGCATTACCCCGGTCGTTGTAGGCTGCGGCATAGTTGGGATTAATCTGGATTGCCTGATTGTAAGCAAGAATTGCCCCTTTGTAATTCCCTTTGTCGTACAGAGCAATGCCTTTGCTTAAATAGTTATCCGCTTCACTTTCACTAACTTTCGCCGTCAAAAACTTCTGAATAGGGATGCCATAATTCCCCTTACTCCCATCCCCCTGATCGCCCCGTCCATGAATGCCAATTACCTGCCCTTTTTCATCCAGTACTGGCCCCCCACTCATCCCCCCCTTGGTAGCACTGTTATAGACCAAGGTGTAGCCTAACGCTCCCTCTGTCGGCGTACTAATAATTTTTCCATCAGTCACCCAGAGCGCACGTTTATCAACTGTGTCACTGGGTTCCGGTGCCCCAGCAACATATACTGTCTGACCAAGGGTTGAATTCTTAGACTTCTCTAGTGTCCCTAGTTGATAGTTGCGATCGCTCTCAAACTGCATCACCGCCAAATCCAAACCACCATAGCGTTTGAAGGTGTTCGCTTTTGCCTTATGCTCCTTTCCATCGGGGGTAATCACCAAACAATCCACATCCTCACTAACAACGTGTCTCGCTGTTAGCACCGAATAAGTATTCCCCTCCTTGGCAAAAATTACCCCCGAACCCGAACTACAGCCATCAATAACAACGGTGACTTCCTTCGCGATCTCATACACTGACTTTTGAGAAGGCACTAACTTAAGAGACGAGCAAGCCGCTTGAGATAGCACGATCACAATTGCAGCACCCATCATACTGGCAGAGAATCTAACTCTCATAACCAATCCAATACAAAAAAATATAAGCAAAGGTGGTCTAGAAACCGTTATCCTTTGGTAACGAGCGCTCCACTAACATTTCCAAAGAAATTAGAGAGGGAAAACGACTTTCGTCCACTGTGCTATTTGTGGCTTTACCCTGAGCAAAATTGGTGATCTTGCTCAGCGCATGAGTGGGCTTTTTGGCATTCTCCCTATTTAGGGTAAACAGCATGTTGTTCCGGTCACAACGGCTTTGCCCTGACGCGACCAGACAAACAACTGTTTGACCATCATCTACATTGCCAGTTGTTAAATTCAAACCTGTCAATGTACCCCCATTTTGAGCCACTGCCTGTGTTAGTTTGCCGGATACAATTTCGCAGCGTTTCTCCGGTGTATAGTCAGAGCCAAACTCTAACGAATTCCAGGTAATCAAAGGAGATTTGGAAACAATATTTCCTCTATGAGCAATTGTCGCCCACCCCCTATCTCTCGACACGCATTCAAAGGTTGTCACCATTTCTGGACTGGTCGTTTTCGCTTGAGCCGCCTCTCCACCAGGGTTAGAAACTGTCTGCGTCGAACAAGCTACCGTACCAGACAGAGTCAAAGCGGCGGCTAAAACCTGAGCCGTTAACCGATCTATTTTCGGAGTCATAATCCCACTCCACAATTTTTATAATTTGAACTTTAGTTACTAACCCCTGCCTCATCGGTTAGAAAACTCAACTATCTTTGCCTGAGCGTGCCAAAATATAGCAAAAGATCTATCTTTGGGTGTTAGTTATGATTATAGGGCATACCCTTGGTGGAAGATACCAGATTGTCCAGTCATTAGGTCGTGGTGGGTTTGGTGAGACGTATCTAGCGGAAGATACACATCTACCCGACCATCCTTTAACAGTTCTAAAGAAACTCAAGCCCCAATCCACTGACCCGTTTTCTCTACAACTTGCCCGAAGCTTGTTCGATACCGAAGTTAAAGTCCTCTACAAATTAGGAACTCATAACCAGATTCCCCAACTATTTGCTCACTTTGAGGAAAACCAAGAATTTTACCTCGTCCAAGAATATATTAACGGGCATGACCTCAGCCACGCAATTCAATCGGGTCAACGGTTACCTGAAACTCAAGTCATACAGCTTCTGCAAGATATTCTAGACATTCTCTCCTACGTCCATCAGCAGCGTGTGATTCATCGGGATATCAAACCCGCAAATTTAATGAGACGCGCCTCCGATGGCAAGATTGTGATGATTGACTTTGGAGCAGTAAAACAAGTCAGTACCCAGCTCAAGCATTCTCAAGGGCAAAGCGTCAGTACCATTGCCATCGGCACTCCTGGATATATGCCCAGCGAACAATCAAAAGGCTGTCCCAAATTTTGCAGTGATATTTATGCAGTGGGAATGGTTGCTATCCAAGCCTTAACAGGAGTCGAACCTCTCCAACTGCCCATAGACCCCAACACCCTAGAAATTATTTGGAAGAATCGCGCA
The Microcoleus sp. AS-A8 genome window above contains:
- a CDS encoding trypsin-like peptidase domain-containing protein, with amino-acid sequence MRPNNFSLLLGKISTYLLAIVIGVLLTVGVYQVSPSQAEPAPITERDTSTLLAQQPPIPAAPSTFVTAAVDRVGPAVVRIDTERTITRRVDPFFDDPAFRRFFGEDAFPQMPMERRLRGQGSGFIIDGNGVILTNAHVVDRADKVTVILKDGRTFQGKVQGADEVTDLAVVKIEGRDLPVATLGNSDGVKVGDWAIAVGNPLGLDNTVTLGIVSTLQRSSAQVGIPDKRLDFIQTDAAINPGNSGGPLLNDAGEVIGINTAIRPDAMGIGFAIPVNTAKAISAKLAQGKTIQHPYLGIRMATLTPELAAENNSDPNSAFTIPEVNGVLVVQVLPNTPAATSGIRRGDVVIAINGQSVTSADQLQRMVENSNVGQTLQLKIRRGSQTDTLSVRTGELPAATS
- a CDS encoding metal-sensitive transcriptional regulator — encoded protein: MNYTHTAHSHGEGQSTHHHVHDEDSLRRIVNRLSRIEGHIRGVKTMVQESRPCPDVLVQIAAVRGALNRVARIILDEHLTECIARAAEEGNIEAEIEELKAALDRFLP
- a CDS encoding DNA-directed RNA polymerase subunit beta', with amino-acid sequence MVDQNEAIFYNRVVSKSELKKLISWAFTEHGSARSAQMADQLKDLGFRYATQAGISISVDDLQVPPIKRQMLEEAESQIRETEARYTRGEITEVERFQKVIDTWNNTSEALRDEVVRNFKTTDPLNSVYMMSTSGARGSMAQVRQLVGMRGLMANPQGEIIDLPIKTNFREGLTVTEYIISSYGARKGLVDTALRTADSGYLTRRLVDVAQDVIVREVDCGTTRGVTVIPMTDGDRTLIPLEDRLFGRVLGEDVIHPTTGEVVAERNQDISDELSKEIARSGVKEVFVRSPLTCEASRSVCQHCYGWSLAHGHMVDLGEAVGIIAAQSIGEPGTQLTMRTFHTGGVFTGEAARQVQAPFDGVVRFAKKLRTRGVRTRHGEDREQVEVAADLILEPADGTQKSQTFPVTVGSLLMVGNGEKVTKNQLLAEVALGKSRLSTEKAAKDVASDLAGEVLFADLIPEEKTDRQGNTTRIAQRGGLLWVLSGEVYNLPPGAEPVVKNGDAVHQGSVLAETKLVTANGGVVRLTPGKREIDIITASVLLDQAMVRIESTAGRDQYVIYTTNNQRFLLKATPGTKVFHNQVVAELIDDRYRTQTGGIVKYAGVEVSKRGKAKQGYEVVKGGTLLWIPEECHEVNKDISLLLVEDGQYVEAGTEVVKDIFCQSGGIVEVVQKNDILREIVIKPGELHLVDEVPEAFITEGQLVYPGTEAIPGLVAAELRYGEAVETPEGAAILLRPVVEFPVPDEPPVPSQASINKNEDIIQSGKAPRGATKIELRAIQRLPYKDGERVKSVEGLELLRTQLVLEMLQESADEHAGAAQLSADIELVSTDEDNSADDSDSTPSAGTDMRLQLVILESLVIRRDTAADPLGGSTTTRLLVSDGDEIAPGAVVARTEIQCKEAGEVRGIREGAEAIRRVLVVRNADRITVPITGTPKVKVGHLVVSTDSLSSETPTPESGQVVKVSSDSVTLRIARPYRVSAGAVLQIDNGDLVQRGDNLVLLVFERAKTGDIIQGLPRIEELLEARKPKEACVLARRPGEAQVVYEQDETVDIKVIDSDGTVTDYPVGPGQNSLVTDGQQVPVAGALTDGPANPHEILEVFFNYTLEDKGVYEAALVGLSAAQRFLVNEVQSVYQSQGIDISDKHIEVIVRQMTSKVRVDDGGDTTMLPGELVELRQIETVNEAMAITGGAPAQYTPVLLGITKASLNTDSFISAASFQETTRVLTEAAIEGKSDWLRGLKENVIIGRLIPAGTGYNAYEDSTLSPIEPDYSAGGAGVYGYGERIDADLDQDDPLDVVLDDRTARNYSLDERTPGFGMGANGFPSVLKDDDDEDGDFEEDYLDDDADDDED
- a CDS encoding CPBP family intramembrane metalloprotease, producing the protein MTTEQWILLIKRLILGVLTLFAIASVTLSLLQSLSQPQIQSRLELYQTNLLLHASEWQGNSSEAGTPQESVPDLKAARNALLGDKPLKTAQEQYQETRKSAQKTQSNLAAQLKDFSDKISQFQGIEDEHAPTPEEVKIQSQRAKQQQQLQGLLSQVQQLIDELDLRIGVLQAHQGDRKAALNTWSQFTKPSAEAIASVSGSKDSMVQTAQVLIGLWSEQPRLLPNAESQIQKDLEGWFRYRALAKLYQLQQRQEAQLSLQAKEQELAEQAIFKLALIGGIPGFGGLLGVGLFVFLIVQRLLQGKESLLATNSDVPWETPWNWEIIWQVFILGFFFIGQLLLPTLFHLLGVNPSNYDVRMKAFYVLASYLLMASGGLLVLYFSLKPFFPLPQDWFSFKWRLSWIPWGLGGYFVALPLVILISFLNQKLWQGQGGSNPILSLALEGQDNVALFLFCVTACVAAPMFEEIFFRGFLLPSLTRYLPVWGAIIASGFLFALAHLSFSEVLPLATLGIVLGIVYTRSRNLLASMLLHGLWNAGTLLSLFVLGSGAS